From Paenibacillus sp. PK3_47, the proteins below share one genomic window:
- a CDS encoding TetR/AcrR family transcriptional regulator encodes MKKTEQDPYVERILRAAHDLFAENGIEAVNMHAIAKHAGIGQGSLYRRFSDKGEICSALLNDSTERFLRGMESELPLPEYAEAPLMHLQSCIGRVVDLIEEYAELLLMIKSEFTGKKQLTQFEHPFFRRLNDIMAKLLRRARDNGEIIGIDPHFGATALVAVLSPDLYLYQQKVHGATKEEITRGIMTLFVSGLQKAEVAGQGNKER; translated from the coding sequence ATGAAAAAAACTGAACAGGACCCCTACGTCGAACGTATTCTCCGGGCTGCCCATGATTTATTTGCGGAAAATGGCATTGAGGCCGTTAATATGCATGCTATCGCAAAACATGCCGGAATCGGACAAGGTTCCCTTTACCGCCGGTTCAGCGACAAAGGAGAAATTTGCTCCGCCCTGCTGAACGACAGCACCGAGCGTTTTCTTAGGGGTATGGAGAGTGAGCTCCCGCTGCCGGAGTACGCAGAGGCTCCTCTTATGCATCTTCAAAGCTGCATCGGGCGGGTGGTCGATCTTATCGAGGAGTATGCGGAGCTGCTGCTGATGATAAAATCGGAGTTTACCGGCAAAAAGCAGCTGACCCAGTTTGAGCACCCCTTTTTCCGGCGGCTGAATGACATTATGGCGAAGCTGCTGCGCAGAGCCAGGGACAACGGGGAGATAATCGGCATTGATCCGCATTTTGGAGCTACCGCACTCGTCGCTGTCCTCAGCCCGGATCTTTATCTATACCAGCAAAAGGTGCACGGCGCTACGAAAGAGGAAATTACCCGGGGAATTATGACGCTGTTTGTGAGCGGACTGCAGAAGGCTGAGGTTGCCGGGCAGGGTAACAAAGAGCGCTAA
- the thiD gene encoding bifunctional hydroxymethylpyrimidine kinase/phosphomethylpyrimidine kinase, with amino-acid sequence MTNVYKALTIAGSDSGGGAGIQADLKTFQELGVYGMSALTAVTAQNTLGVQGVFPLSAEAVSAQLDSIGGDLQPDALKTGMLFSGEIITLAAERIQRYGWNNLIVDPVMVAKGGSPLLQLEAVQALQAKLLPAALAVTPNIPEAEVLTGMTISGLAEREHAARLIHSMGPRYVVLKGGHDDGTAGVLDLLYDGQSFVYMEGPRIATRHTHGTGCTYSAAIAAGLAKGLIVTEAIRVAKDFIQAAIEDGLGIGGGHGPTNHFAYGNRIRGALQ; translated from the coding sequence ATGACTAATGTATACAAAGCACTCACTATCGCCGGTTCAGACAGCGGGGGCGGCGCAGGGATACAGGCTGACCTCAAAACCTTTCAGGAGCTGGGTGTGTACGGCATGTCTGCGCTCACTGCGGTGACAGCCCAGAACACCCTCGGTGTACAAGGCGTATTTCCACTGTCAGCCGAAGCTGTAAGCGCGCAGCTGGATTCCATCGGAGGTGATCTGCAGCCTGACGCACTGAAGACCGGGATGCTCTTCAGCGGTGAGATCATCACGCTCGCCGCTGAACGGATACAGCGTTACGGATGGAACAACCTTATTGTAGATCCTGTAATGGTTGCCAAAGGCGGTTCGCCGCTGCTCCAGCTGGAAGCCGTGCAGGCACTGCAGGCAAAGCTGCTGCCTGCCGCCTTAGCCGTGACCCCTAATATTCCCGAAGCCGAGGTGCTGACCGGAATGACAATATCCGGTTTGGCAGAACGTGAACATGCCGCCAGACTCATTCATTCCATGGGCCCCCGTTATGTTGTGCTGAAGGGCGGCCACGACGACGGAACCGCAGGCGTTCTGGATCTGTTATATGACGGGCAATCCTTTGTTTATATGGAAGGTCCGCGGATCGCCACCCGGCATACCCATGGCACGGGCTGTACCTATTCCGCGGCAATTGCCGCAGGTCTGGCCAAAGGCCTTATAGTGACAGAAGCCATCAGGGTAGCCAAAGATTTTATCCAGGCAGCGATTGAAGACGGGCTCGGCATTGGTGGAGGGCACGGTCCGACGAACCATTTTGCCTACGGAAACAGAATAAGGGGGGCACTGCAATGA
- the thiM gene encoding hydroxyethylthiazole kinase, with the protein MTYLAKVREMNPLVHNITNIVVANFSANGLLALGASPFMADAHEEVADIAAMAGAVVLNIGTLNDYAIQAMILAGQAANRHKVPLVLDPVGAGATAYRSDVTQKLVNSLQISVLRGNVAEVANVAGESWASKGVDAGEGEGDIVALAQKAALKLGCIVIITGKDDVITDGTRTRIVSNGHSILTKVTGTGCLLSAVTGAFLAASGGDWLEASAEALSFYGVAAEIAAEAAAHQGPGSFQTEFLNQLALVTPVVLAERSRIQQRES; encoded by the coding sequence ATGACTTATCTGGCGAAGGTGCGGGAAATGAACCCGCTCGTTCATAACATTACTAATATTGTGGTTGCCAATTTCAGCGCCAACGGGCTGCTCGCCCTGGGGGCTTCACCGTTCATGGCCGACGCCCACGAGGAGGTTGCCGATATTGCAGCGATGGCAGGTGCGGTTGTGCTTAACATCGGCACGCTTAATGATTACGCCATCCAGGCCATGATACTGGCCGGACAAGCCGCGAACCGCCATAAGGTGCCGCTGGTGCTGGACCCTGTAGGCGCCGGGGCAACAGCGTACCGGTCAGACGTGACCCAAAAGCTCGTTAACTCGCTGCAGATTTCCGTCCTGCGCGGCAATGTCGCCGAGGTGGCAAACGTGGCGGGCGAAAGCTGGGCAAGCAAAGGTGTCGATGCCGGCGAAGGTGAAGGCGATATTGTTGCCTTAGCTCAAAAAGCAGCCCTGAAGCTGGGCTGCATTGTCATCATTACAGGCAAGGATGATGTGATCACTGACGGAACCCGGACCCGGATCGTCAGTAACGGCCATTCCATCCTGACTAAAGTTACAGGTACAGGCTGCCTGCTCAGCGCTGTAACCGGCGCTTTCCTGGCTGCCAGCGGCGGTGACTGGCTGGAGGCGTCAGCTGAAGCCCTCTCCTTCTACGGCGTGGCTGCAGAGATTGCTGCCGAGGCTGCTGCCCATCAGGGACCGGGAAGCTTCCAGACGGAGTTCCTGAACCAGCTCGCTCTGGTCACTCCGGTGGTATTGGCTGAAAGATCCAGAATACAGCAGCGCGAATCCTAA
- a CDS encoding ABC transporter ATP-binding protein, which translates to MIAIDDLSYAYGTAGAPVFSRLSLQIRQGEFISLIGASGCGKSTLFKIIAGLLEPSAGAVSVNGRRSAAARERLGHISYMPQQDLLLPWRTVLDNCLLPWELKKDGSRQAAVMRIREMLDRFGMAGTENAYPSELSGGMRQRIALLRTIAAGNELLLLDEPFGALDAITKREMHRWLLALWSGLHQTVLFITHDLEEALLLSDRIYLMTGGTCGGMQEMNVELPRPRHYRMNYEPEFVALREELERRLYDSHKI; encoded by the coding sequence ATGATTGCGATCGATGATCTGTCCTACGCTTACGGGACGGCGGGAGCGCCGGTGTTCTCCCGGCTTTCCCTGCAGATCCGCCAAGGAGAGTTCATTTCTCTGATTGGCGCCAGCGGCTGCGGCAAAAGTACGCTTTTCAAAATCATTGCCGGTCTCCTTGAGCCGTCCGCAGGAGCTGTCAGCGTTAACGGAAGGCGTTCAGCGGCTGCCCGTGAACGGCTCGGACATATCTCCTACATGCCCCAGCAGGATTTGCTGCTGCCCTGGAGAACGGTGCTGGACAACTGCCTTTTACCCTGGGAGCTGAAGAAGGACGGCAGCAGGCAGGCGGCTGTTATGCGGATTCGCGAAATGCTGGACCGGTTCGGCATGGCTGGTACAGAGAACGCCTATCCGTCGGAATTATCGGGCGGAATGCGCCAGCGGATCGCCCTTTTGCGCACCATTGCCGCCGGCAATGAACTCCTGCTGCTGGATGAACCGTTCGGGGCGCTGGATGCCATTACCAAACGCGAGATGCACCGCTGGCTGCTGGCGCTCTGGAGCGGATTACATCAGACTGTACTGTTCATTACTCATGATCTGGAAGAGGCGCTCCTGCTTAGCGACCGGATCTATCTGATGACAGGCGGGACCTGCGGGGGAATGCAGGAAATGAACGTGGAGCTGCCGCGGCCAAGACATTACAGAATGAATTATGAGCCGGAGTTCGTAGCCTTACGGGAAGAACTCGAACGGAGACTGTATGACAGCCATAAAATTTAG
- a CDS encoding ABC transporter substrate-binding protein yields MIHSRSKKSQKTALRCTLLFCALLLMNGCGTAADPEASGQSSGNSTGQNRKLTIMLDWYPNAVHSFLYAAREKGYFAEEGLDVEIQMPADSNDALKLVASGKVDLALSYQPQVLMARAEQIPVQSLAALVRHPLNHLLVPQDSGITSPKDLAGKNAGYSSIPLYEAMLRTMVKHDGADPDSLNMIDVGFDLVPALSTGRVDGIIGGFINHEALILAKEGHPVVSFDPTEYGVPDYYELVLVASEQGLADGKDDFTSFMNAIRKGQQFVQDQPGQALEILLAHEDATAPLDPEIEAQSLDLLIPLMDAGDERFGSQDPQSWGEAAAWLAENGLIPGDQDSGEAFVNF; encoded by the coding sequence ATGATACATAGCCGCAGTAAAAAAAGCCAAAAAACCGCACTGCGCTGTACCCTGCTCTTTTGTGCACTGCTCTTGATGAACGGATGCGGTACCGCTGCTGACCCTGAAGCTTCCGGGCAATCCTCCGGAAACAGTACAGGACAGAACCGGAAGCTGACAATTATGCTCGACTGGTATCCCAACGCGGTGCATTCCTTTCTGTATGCTGCCCGGGAGAAAGGTTATTTTGCCGAAGAAGGCCTGGATGTAGAGATTCAGATGCCTGCTGACAGCAATGATGCACTGAAGCTGGTTGCCTCAGGCAAGGTGGATCTGGCGCTCAGTTATCAGCCGCAGGTGCTGATGGCGCGTGCAGAACAAATCCCGGTACAATCGCTTGCTGCCCTGGTAAGGCATCCGCTGAATCACCTGCTCGTTCCGCAGGACAGCGGAATCACCAGTCCCAAGGATCTTGCCGGAAAAAACGCCGGGTATTCCTCCATCCCCCTGTACGAAGCCATGCTGCGCACCATGGTCAAGCATGACGGTGCCGATCCTGATTCTTTGAATATGATTGATGTCGGCTTTGACCTGGTTCCGGCACTATCCACCGGCCGTGTAGACGGCATCATCGGCGGCTTTATTAATCACGAGGCGCTGATTCTGGCTAAGGAAGGCCATCCGGTAGTTTCTTTCGATCCGACAGAGTACGGCGTTCCCGATTACTATGAGCTGGTTCTCGTTGCCAGTGAGCAGGGTCTTGCTGATGGCAAGGATGATTTCACAAGCTTCATGAATGCGATCCGCAAGGGTCAGCAGTTCGTCCAGGATCAGCCCGGGCAGGCACTGGAAATCCTGCTGGCGCATGAGGACGCTACTGCCCCGCTGGATCCTGAGATCGAAGCGCAAAGCCTGGACCTTCTGATCCCGCTGATGGACGCCGGTGACGAGCGTTTTGGATCTCAGGACCCGCAGTCCTGGGGAGAGGCCGCAGCCTGGCTTGCAGAAAACGGGCTGATTCCGGGGGATCAGGACAGCGGTGAGGCCTTTGTCAATTTTTAG
- a CDS encoding ABC transporter permease codes for MTAIKFRQILQAYGPAVLLVLLILAVWETAARAQALPPFILPAPSAIVSALIEHRQLLFGEHLPATLQETLLGLALAAGCGTVLGIGMHMYVLLEKAVYPLLIVSQTIPMIALSPIFIMWFGYSLWGKLAVVFLTAFFPVAVAAYDGLNKSGGQYKELLQTLGANRWQILIKTQIPPALPGYFSGLKLAAVYSVIGATIGEWLGGSRGLGYFSRRMAGTLQSAEMFAAVLLLSVLGVVLFLSMAMLEKFILRKRGIYR; via the coding sequence ATGACAGCCATAAAATTTAGACAAATACTCCAGGCCTACGGTCCTGCTGTCCTGCTTGTCCTCCTCATTCTTGCGGTATGGGAGACGGCGGCACGGGCTCAAGCATTGCCTCCATTTATTTTGCCGGCCCCTTCCGCAATTGTCTCGGCACTCATTGAGCACAGGCAGCTTCTGTTCGGGGAGCATTTACCTGCCACGCTTCAGGAAACGCTGCTTGGTTTGGCATTGGCCGCAGGCTGCGGAACTGTGCTCGGCATCGGAATGCATATGTATGTGCTGCTCGAAAAAGCGGTTTATCCCCTGCTGATTGTCAGCCAGACGATTCCGATGATTGCCCTTTCCCCTATTTTCATCATGTGGTTCGGATACTCCCTGTGGGGCAAGCTCGCTGTCGTGTTCCTGACCGCCTTCTTCCCGGTAGCCGTCGCTGCTTATGACGGGCTGAACAAAAGCGGCGGCCAGTACAAGGAGCTGCTGCAGACACTGGGCGCTAACCGCTGGCAGATCCTGATCAAGACTCAAATTCCGCCTGCGCTGCCTGGTTATTTTTCCGGACTCAAGCTTGCAGCTGTCTACAGTGTTATCGGGGCTACAATCGGGGAGTGGCTTGGGGGCAGCCGGGGGCTCGGATATTTCAGCCGGCGAATGGCCGGAACACTGCAAAGTGCGGAAATGTTCGCTGCGGTGCTTCTGTTGTCCGTATTGGGCGTTGTTTTGTTTCTAAGCATGGCCATGCTCGAAAAATTCATATTGAGGAAAAGAGGGATTTACCGATGA